Proteins found in one Corynebacterium zhongnanshanii genomic segment:
- the secA gene encoding preprotein translocase subunit SecA encodes MFGLSKILRIGEGRNVKRLEKIAEQVMDLDEQYAQLSDDELREKTAEFQTRIQDKGESLDDVLLEAFATAREASWRVLGQKHYKVQIMGGAGLHYGFVSEMKTGEGKTLTCVLPAYLNALSGKGVHVVTVNDYLAKRDAEWMGRVHRFLGLTTDVILSNKRPAERRQAYAADITYGTNNEFGFDYLRDNMAHSLDDLVQRGHNFAIIDEVDSILIDEARTPLIISGPVGGSSEWFVAFARIAPKMTRDIHYEIDERKKTVGIKEEGVEFVEDQLGIENLYAPEHSQLVSYLNNSIKAKELFTRDKDYIVRNGEVMIVDEFTGRVLEGRRYNEGIHQSIEAKEGVEIKNENQTLATVTLQNYFRMYDKLSGMTGTAETEAAELKSTYGLDVAPIPTNRENQRVDQVDLIYKTQEAKFEAVADDISERVEKGQPVLVGTTSVERSEYLSKLLQRRGIRHSVLNAKYHEQEAEIVAQAGRSGAVTVATNMAGRGTDIVLGGNPDILADINLRERGLDPVEDPEAYETAWDEEIAKVREASKKEAEIVREAGGLYVLGTERHESRRIDNQLRGRSARQGDPGETRFYLSMRDDLIVRFVGQTMEAMMTRLNIPDNEAIDSKMVTNSIKSAQGQVEAANFEMRKNVLKYDEVMNEQRKVIYRERRQILEGEDVAVQIRGMLRDTIAAYVDGATAEGYVEDWDLDTLWNALEALYGPSFTHEELVEGTDYGKAGELSSGQLLEALLEDANAQYDELEETVAAIGGEEQMRGMERAALLNVVDEKWREHLYEMDYLKEGIGLRAMAQRDPLVEYQREGGDMFNRMKEGIKEETIRQLFLVRKQMAQNNASGSMPLHDPAQHVETQESNSVTGG; translated from the coding sequence GTGTTTGGACTCTCCAAGATTCTCCGTATCGGCGAAGGACGTAACGTCAAGCGCCTTGAGAAGATCGCTGAACAGGTGATGGATCTCGATGAGCAGTATGCACAGCTCAGCGATGATGAACTTCGCGAGAAAACTGCGGAGTTTCAAACGCGCATCCAGGACAAGGGCGAGTCCCTGGACGATGTTCTGCTAGAGGCATTCGCGACCGCCCGCGAGGCGTCCTGGCGCGTGCTGGGGCAGAAGCACTACAAGGTGCAGATCATGGGTGGCGCGGGCCTGCACTACGGTTTCGTCTCCGAGATGAAGACCGGTGAGGGTAAGACCCTGACCTGTGTGCTCCCCGCCTACCTGAACGCCCTGTCCGGCAAGGGTGTGCACGTGGTCACCGTGAATGATTACCTGGCGAAGCGTGACGCGGAATGGATGGGCCGTGTTCACCGTTTCCTGGGACTGACCACCGATGTGATTCTGTCCAACAAGCGACCTGCTGAACGACGCCAGGCGTACGCCGCAGACATCACGTATGGAACCAACAACGAGTTTGGTTTCGATTACCTGCGCGACAACATGGCGCACTCCCTGGATGACTTGGTGCAGCGTGGCCACAACTTCGCCATCATCGATGAGGTGGACTCCATCCTGATCGATGAGGCCCGTACCCCTCTGATTATTTCGGGTCCCGTGGGCGGATCCAGCGAGTGGTTTGTGGCGTTTGCGCGGATCGCTCCGAAGATGACGCGCGACATCCACTATGAAATCGACGAGCGGAAGAAGACCGTCGGTATCAAGGAAGAGGGTGTGGAGTTCGTTGAGGACCAGCTGGGCATTGAAAACCTGTATGCCCCTGAGCACTCTCAGTTGGTGAGCTACCTCAACAACTCCATCAAGGCTAAGGAGCTCTTCACTCGGGATAAGGACTACATCGTCCGTAATGGCGAGGTCATGATCGTGGACGAGTTCACAGGCCGTGTGCTGGAGGGCCGTCGTTACAACGAGGGCATCCACCAGTCCATCGAGGCGAAGGAAGGGGTGGAGATTAAGAACGAGAACCAGACGCTGGCGACCGTGACCCTCCAGAACTACTTCCGCATGTACGACAAGCTGTCCGGAATGACCGGTACCGCGGAGACCGAGGCTGCTGAGCTGAAGTCCACCTACGGCTTGGATGTTGCCCCGATCCCGACGAACCGGGAGAACCAGCGCGTGGACCAGGTGGACCTGATCTACAAGACTCAAGAGGCCAAGTTCGAGGCCGTGGCCGATGACATCTCCGAGCGCGTGGAGAAGGGCCAGCCGGTTCTGGTGGGTACCACCTCCGTGGAGCGTTCCGAGTACCTGTCCAAGCTGCTGCAGCGCCGCGGCATCCGGCACTCCGTGCTGAACGCGAAGTACCACGAGCAGGAAGCCGAGATCGTGGCCCAGGCGGGCCGTTCCGGTGCCGTGACCGTGGCAACGAACATGGCCGGCCGTGGTACGGACATCGTGCTGGGTGGTAACCCAGACATCTTGGCGGACATTAACCTGCGCGAGCGTGGCCTGGATCCCGTGGAGGACCCGGAGGCCTACGAGACGGCCTGGGATGAGGAGATCGCGAAGGTGCGTGAGGCCTCCAAGAAGGAAGCGGAGATCGTGCGCGAGGCCGGTGGCTTGTACGTGCTGGGCACGGAGCGTCACGAGTCCCGCCGTATCGACAACCAGCTCCGAGGCCGTTCCGCCCGTCAGGGTGACCCGGGTGAAACCCGCTTCTACCTGTCCATGCGTGACGACCTGATCGTGCGCTTCGTGGGACAGACCATGGAGGCGATGATGACCCGCCTGAACATCCCGGACAACGAGGCTATCGACTCCAAGATGGTCACCAACTCCATCAAGAGCGCCCAGGGCCAGGTAGAGGCCGCGAACTTCGAGATGCGCAAGAACGTGCTGAAGTACGACGAGGTCATGAACGAGCAGCGCAAGGTGATCTACCGTGAGCGTCGTCAGATCCTCGAAGGCGAAGACGTGGCGGTGCAGATCCGCGGCATGCTAAGGGACACCATCGCCGCGTACGTGGACGGCGCGACCGCCGAGGGCTACGTGGAGGACTGGGACCTGGACACGCTGTGGAACGCCCTGGAGGCGCTCTACGGGCCGTCCTTCACCCACGAGGAACTGGTGGAGGGCACCGACTACGGCAAGGCCGGCGAGCTGTCCTCCGGTCAGCTGCTGGAGGCTCTGCTCGAGGACGCCAATGCGCAGTACGACGAGCTGGAGGAGACGGTGGCTGCCATCGGCGGCGAGGAGCAGATGCGCGGCATGGAGCGCGCCGCTCTGCTGAACGTGGTGGATGAGAAGTGGCGCGAGCACCTTTACGAGATGGACTACCTGAAGGAAGGCATCGGCCTGCGCGCGATGGCGCAGCGCGATCCTCTGGTGGAGTACCAGCGTGAAGGTGGCGACATGTTCAACCGCATGAAGGAGGGCATCAAGGAGGAGACGATCCGCCAGCTCTTCCTGGTGCGCAAGCAGATGGCGCAGAACAACGCGTCCGGCTCGATGCCGCTGCACGATCCC
- the hpf gene encoding ribosome hibernation-promoting factor, HPF/YfiA family: MSKDNSAPVNQEAPQAHVEITGRNVEVPEHFADRVNARLAKIERLDPTLTSFHVELQHEPNPRRADESDRIQITASGKGHIARAEAKEDSFYAALEVAIGRMERSLRKVKARRRISRSGHRAPLSTGEVAAQLVEEAKPQEEAPGKYDVDPYEDQFKPGQVVRRKTHKAVPMSVDDALSEMELVGHDFYLFINEENNQPSVVYRRHAYDYGLIAIKE, translated from the coding sequence ATGTCCAAGGACAACTCCGCACCAGTCAACCAAGAAGCTCCACAAGCACACGTTGAAATCACCGGCAGGAACGTTGAAGTTCCGGAGCATTTCGCAGATCGAGTCAATGCCCGCCTGGCGAAGATTGAACGTTTGGACCCAACGCTGACCTCTTTCCACGTGGAGCTGCAGCACGAGCCGAACCCGCGCCGTGCTGATGAGTCCGACCGCATTCAGATCACCGCATCCGGCAAGGGCCACATCGCCCGCGCAGAGGCCAAGGAAGACAGCTTCTACGCTGCCCTGGAAGTGGCCATTGGCCGCATGGAGCGCTCCCTGCGCAAGGTGAAGGCTCGCCGCCGCATCTCCCGCTCCGGCCACCGCGCGCCGCTGTCCACCGGTGAAGTGGCAGCTCAGCTGGTGGAGGAAGCAAAGCCACAGGAAGAAGCGCCAGGCAAGTACGATGTTGATCCGTACGAGGATCAGTTCAAGCCTGGCCAGGTTGTGCGCCGCAAGACCCACAAGGCTGTTCCGATGAGCGTGGATGACGCGCTGTCCGAGATGGAACTGGTGGGCCACGACTTCTACCTGTTCATCAACGAAGAGAACAACCAGCCGTCCGTGGTGTACCGCCGCCACGCTTACGACTACGGATTGATTGCCATTAAGGAGTAA
- a CDS encoding ComF family protein, whose protein sequence is MWGDIADLVLRADCVCCGRLVVSAHPACPECLADLSAPWQRWDPPVAVAPVYAAGAYGGPRRSLVIAAKDRLRAAAIDLMGRMYYTGLQGIASRGVVPDPRLGPVALLPAPTRRSAEKNRGGDVVTRAALTTRALHSARHPQASANIGVFQLAHVNERARDSVGLGRQQRRSNIAASIDMHPERVSSAREYLSRGARAVIVDDVLTTGATSAHFALPLASVGIVVDAILVLAAV, encoded by the coding sequence ATGTGGGGGGACATCGCTGATCTTGTGCTCCGGGCGGACTGCGTGTGCTGCGGGCGCCTGGTGGTCTCGGCACATCCGGCGTGCCCGGAGTGCCTGGCGGACCTTTCAGCGCCCTGGCAGCGGTGGGATCCGCCCGTGGCCGTGGCGCCCGTCTACGCGGCGGGGGCCTATGGTGGGCCTCGCCGGAGCCTGGTGATCGCGGCGAAGGATCGGCTGCGTGCCGCGGCGATCGACTTGATGGGGCGGATGTACTACACGGGATTGCAGGGCATCGCCTCCCGCGGAGTGGTGCCGGATCCGCGCCTAGGGCCCGTGGCGCTGCTACCCGCACCGACCCGGCGTTCGGCAGAGAAGAACCGCGGCGGGGACGTCGTCACCCGCGCGGCACTCACCACCCGCGCCCTGCACAGCGCGCGACATCCGCAGGCGAGCGCGAACATCGGCGTGTTTCAGCTGGCGCACGTCAACGAGCGAGCACGGGATTCGGTGGGGCTTGGCCGGCAACAGCGACGAAGTAACATCGCGGCGTCGATTGACATGCATCCAGAACGGGTGAGCAGCGCACGCGAGTACCTCAGCCGGGGTGCCCGCGCGGTGATTGTGGATGACGTCCTCACCACCGGCGCGACCAGCGCGCACTTTGCATTGCCGCTGGCCAGCGTGGGGATTGTGGTGGACGCGATCCTCGTCCTCGCGGCCGTGTAG
- a CDS encoding LpqB family beta-propeller domain-containing protein: MTSSKTVRCVTAAVAASSLWMAVGCTSIPESTKPEAISSYAPTPDVENVPVPVDDRPSDLLLRDFMSASAHPTGHHKAARAFLTPSAADAWRDAIPIMILERTDITSVGASDGGSITYRVRGNMVGQLGVNGAFRPELSDFEAEYRMTKVDGQWRISDLPDVVVMERSDFVTHYTQRKLYFMEQAGNALVSDPRWVYNGVASVPNTLMFLLTLGPSTELSRGVRSLIPSGVTARVTEEEHRGYSVDLLGMSDLNAESWEMLAAQVVWTLASSDLRGPYKILVEGTNPVSQREDGWQVQHVSQFDPNIEVAEPLRMVAHGAVYRQENGASTAEGGWLSDHWVDSLAVSGQRSMFAAVTGEGDAQRSLMLGEANGVPQTLLKADSITRPSWTPLTGDLYAVSDGDTIHHFTQDSASGAMQHHKIDASSLEDLHMEDPKISVFRVSRSGARALMVINGRVFVSVLETGDSNRNTVLGKPLEIGYQLGDTAVSADWRADGSIIVGTRANDAPLWQLSVDGSEYVQLPSRNLNAPVVAVAAEGNTLYATDSRALMQYNSVYEDQRFWREVPSVQGLRSVPVLPY, translated from the coding sequence ATGACGAGCAGTAAAACCGTGCGGTGCGTCACTGCCGCCGTGGCGGCGTCCAGCCTGTGGATGGCGGTGGGCTGCACATCCATTCCGGAGTCCACGAAGCCGGAGGCCATCAGCTCCTACGCGCCCACGCCCGATGTGGAGAACGTGCCCGTGCCCGTCGACGATCGCCCGTCTGACCTGCTGTTGCGCGACTTCATGAGCGCCAGCGCCCACCCCACGGGGCACCACAAGGCCGCCAGGGCGTTCCTGACCCCTTCTGCTGCCGACGCCTGGCGTGACGCGATCCCCATCATGATCTTGGAACGCACCGATATCACGTCCGTGGGTGCCTCGGATGGTGGCTCGATCACGTACCGGGTGCGAGGCAACATGGTGGGGCAACTAGGCGTTAATGGTGCGTTTCGGCCGGAGCTGTCCGATTTCGAGGCCGAATACCGGATGACGAAGGTGGATGGACAGTGGCGGATTTCGGACCTGCCCGATGTGGTGGTGATGGAGCGCAGTGATTTCGTGACGCACTACACCCAGCGGAAGCTGTACTTCATGGAGCAGGCGGGTAACGCTCTCGTGTCCGATCCGCGCTGGGTGTACAACGGGGTGGCCTCCGTGCCCAATACGCTGATGTTCCTGTTGACGTTGGGACCGTCGACTGAGTTGTCCCGTGGGGTGCGCTCGCTCATTCCGAGCGGCGTGACCGCGCGCGTGACGGAGGAGGAGCATCGCGGGTACTCCGTGGATCTTCTGGGCATGAGTGACTTGAATGCCGAGAGCTGGGAGATGCTGGCGGCACAGGTGGTGTGGACCCTGGCCAGCTCGGATCTGCGCGGTCCGTACAAGATCCTGGTCGAGGGGACCAACCCCGTGAGCCAACGCGAGGATGGCTGGCAGGTTCAGCATGTGTCCCAGTTTGATCCGAACATTGAGGTGGCGGAACCGCTGCGCATGGTGGCTCATGGTGCCGTGTACCGCCAGGAAAATGGTGCCTCCACGGCGGAGGGCGGCTGGCTGTCCGACCACTGGGTGGACTCCCTGGCGGTGAGCGGGCAGCGGTCGATGTTCGCCGCCGTGACCGGGGAGGGCGACGCCCAGCGTTCCCTCATGCTCGGCGAGGCCAATGGGGTTCCGCAGACGCTGCTGAAGGCCGATTCCATCACGCGTCCGTCGTGGACCCCGCTGACAGGGGACTTGTACGCCGTGTCCGACGGGGATACGATCCACCACTTCACTCAGGATTCGGCGTCAGGCGCGATGCAGCATCACAAGATTGACGCGTCGAGCTTGGAGGATCTGCACATGGAGGATCCCAAGATCAGCGTGTTCCGGGTGTCCCGCTCGGGCGCGCGGGCGTTGATGGTGATTAACGGGCGTGTGTTTGTCTCAGTGCTGGAGACGGGGGACAGCAACCGCAATACTGTGCTGGGCAAGCCGCTGGAGATTGGCTATCAGCTGGGCGATACCGCCGTAAGCGCGGACTGGCGAGCCGACGGCAGCATCATCGTGGGCACCCGCGCCAACGACGCGCCACTGTGGCAACTCAGCGTGGACGGCTCGGAGTACGTGCAGTTGCCGAGCCGTAACCTGAACGCCCCGGTGGTGGCCGTGGCAGCGGAGGGCAATACGCTCTACGCCACGGATTCGCGCGCGTTGATGCAATACAATTCCGTCTACGAGGACCAACGCTTCTGGCGCGAGGTCCCGTCGGTGCAGGGCTTGCGCTCGGTGCCGGTGCTGCCGTACTAA
- the mtrB gene encoding MtrAB system histidine kinase MtrB, with protein MSSPNDVTPAPSQEGSWWDHTKFFFSNPPGATRSGWKTLRYRWRTSVQVRVVWSVFIASFVVISILGIVLTSFLGQQLLNAEHDSAVEEMDRARVKVQEQIAATNPTNPVAIRLTSARAVLVDRNPAAEKRTTAVFEPVLISSDVNNEETVVPDTATIPEELRDFVRQGQVATQHVTMPVGGNPRAKALIIGSPVASDIANVELYLIFPLDAEESTLSLMRGLLMSGGIVLIVLLVVIVWMFSQQVTVPIRRAALVAERFADGNLRERMVVNGQDEVARLGSSFNQMAEKLSTQIRELREFGSVQQRFTSDVSHELRTPLTTVRMAADLIQDNADNLDPMTARASALMSKELDRFESLLGDLLEISRHDAGVANLSNELVDVRGIIRSAHQQVHAIAEETGAEVRLNLPDSAVMMEVDSRRVERIVRNLMANAVDHSESRPVDVTLAVGESSMALTVVDHGVGLKPGEENLVFNRFWRSDPSRERRTGGTGLGLAIAKEDAELHGGRLEAIGEPGVGACFRLTLPRNSGDVVVSSPLPLAVDRTLDNGGSDDEQ; from the coding sequence ATGTCCAGCCCCAACGACGTGACACCGGCCCCATCGCAGGAGGGCTCGTGGTGGGACCACACCAAGTTTTTCTTCAGCAATCCACCCGGAGCAACGCGCTCGGGGTGGAAAACCTTGCGCTATCGGTGGCGCACCTCTGTCCAGGTGCGCGTGGTGTGGAGCGTGTTCATCGCGTCCTTCGTAGTGATCTCCATCTTGGGCATCGTGCTGACGAGCTTTCTGGGCCAACAGCTGTTGAACGCCGAGCACGACTCCGCGGTCGAGGAAATGGATCGCGCCCGCGTGAAGGTGCAGGAGCAGATCGCGGCCACGAACCCCACGAACCCGGTGGCCATCAGGCTGACCAGCGCCCGGGCTGTGTTGGTGGATCGCAACCCGGCCGCGGAAAAGCGCACCACGGCGGTGTTCGAGCCGGTGTTGATCTCCTCGGACGTGAACAACGAAGAGACCGTGGTTCCCGATACGGCGACGATCCCGGAGGAGCTGCGGGACTTCGTGCGCCAGGGCCAGGTGGCCACACAGCATGTGACCATGCCCGTGGGAGGTAATCCTCGGGCGAAGGCTCTGATTATTGGGTCACCGGTGGCGTCGGATATCGCCAATGTGGAGCTGTACCTGATCTTCCCCCTGGATGCGGAGGAGTCCACGTTGAGCCTCATGCGCGGCCTGCTGATGTCCGGCGGGATCGTGCTCATCGTGCTGCTGGTGGTCATTGTGTGGATGTTCTCCCAACAGGTCACGGTGCCCATCCGCCGGGCCGCGCTTGTGGCCGAGCGTTTCGCGGACGGGAACCTGCGGGAGCGCATGGTGGTCAACGGCCAAGACGAGGTGGCCCGCCTGGGCTCCAGCTTTAACCAAATGGCGGAGAAGCTCTCCACACAGATTAGGGAGCTGAGGGAGTTCGGCTCGGTGCAGCAGCGGTTTACGTCGGACGTGTCCCATGAGCTGCGCACCCCGCTGACGACGGTGCGCATGGCCGCGGATCTGATTCAGGACAATGCGGACAACTTGGACCCGATGACCGCCCGGGCGTCCGCGTTGATGAGCAAGGAGCTCGACCGCTTTGAATCCCTGCTGGGGGACCTGCTGGAGATTTCGAGGCACGACGCCGGCGTGGCGAACCTATCCAACGAGCTGGTGGATGTGCGCGGCATCATCCGCTCGGCGCATCAGCAAGTGCACGCCATCGCAGAGGAGACGGGCGCGGAGGTGCGCCTGAACCTTCCCGACTCGGCCGTGATGATGGAGGTGGATTCCCGACGCGTTGAGCGCATCGTGCGTAATCTGATGGCCAATGCCGTGGACCATTCCGAGTCCCGGCCCGTAGACGTCACCCTGGCCGTGGGGGAGTCCTCCATGGCGCTGACCGTGGTGGATCACGGTGTGGGGCTGAAGCCTGGCGAGGAGAACTTGGTGTTCAATCGTTTCTGGCGGTCGGATCCGTCCCGTGAGCGACGGACCGGCGGTACCGGCTTGGGGCTGGCGATTGCGAAGGAGGATGCCGAGCTGCATGGTGGTCGCCTGGAAGCGATCGGCGAGCCTGGAGTGGGCGCGTGTTTCCGCCTGACCTTGCCGCGCAACAGTGGGGATGTTGTGGTGTCCTCGCCGTTGCCGTTGGCTGTGGATCGGACTCTAGACAACGGAGGTAGCGATGACGAGCAGTAA